In Scophthalmus maximus strain ysfricsl-2021 chromosome 5, ASM2237912v1, whole genome shotgun sequence, a single window of DNA contains:
- the LOC118311136 gene encoding zonadhesin isoform X2: MLRGVHTDLLVTVTLLFLSQTGTRCRAENYFSVVPLPEWSTNSEYVTQCFYDRQNNLICDWARSQQRTVDVTVNILESGPLALEGEACLEFWYQSPATANGSEVRALLKSSAGLAEIWTSPALPPNSWRQVFVPLKIIKPETRVVLEAASMEGQITLNRIGVRRGLCGPQCESHTEIWTDESTRCLCSEGQLSCSPSQCPAGQICGPQRGGSNGISSSGTCTIHSHTDCSTFDGLLFRFMAPCTYILAKTCSPTEALPMFSVEVVNEQNGNSSLPAIQQVNVDTGSFRLSLLKRQTHRIVVNGVWRKLPLSLGSGAVKIKSNPAAVELGTTFGLSVSYDSAGAVHVALPSAYSDEVCGLCGNFNRLREDDFRKPDGTNAQDATALAKSWQTGQSTSSCETILVPHQCDPLEEAEYASELYCGRLLSSTGPFADCQSVLGAESYFRGCVVSMCSSHGDPAVLCETLWVYTDVCNEAGVALPTWRNSTFCPLQCSENSHYNSCADGCPEVCSSLDLGGSCGNCEERCECDSGFKLSGGKCVPAEDCGCWYNGKHYVKGATFVEGECVQQCQCMGNNDMWCTTMQCADTKVCTVRDGVQGCFPFKPATCRVYGDPHYMTFDRGAYDFQGGCSYTLTTTCGEGSSVQFTVIGHNMHPALQNFTRSKLEAVTLQVEDFYLTLNQSGEVYVNSSRVQLPYATNGTYGSVWVYMKNNFIILETAFGLRIIVDGQNRLFLQVDERYKYELCGLCGTYSGYQGDDFVTPGGKNATETFEFGDSWRVPNTIECAASPNDPRLCDFDEEDQAYNECTTLLKDAFSPCHEAIHPDIYLKSCVYDYCATNGDQHTLCESLNSYAAACQVAGVELPPWQTDTACVCPMNCDFEKNLCGWEQLIQDSFDWTRHSGRTPSDLTGPNEDHTAGAGFYVYIEGNRVSHGDSARLLSSMCHYNGPLCLHFWYHMYGSASAMAINIYLLKDNKATKLWSMMNNQGPKWHPGHVDIRVPGPFQIIVEGIRGSNAQSDVAIDDVSIHFGSCSAAFPGLAIGTERPYTTVEVFPSHPVCNLDCSFDSNLCSWNQMITDAFDWTWQSGSTPSLMTGPSADHTGDGRYLYIEASSVTHGDTARLISSECLDSGPQCLQFWYHMYGSADTMGLHVYLLQNRVADAVWWKRNDQGNMWHLAQVDVITTGAFQIIFEGRRGSNDQSDVAIDDISLHRGHCGDLTKPTTPAPELPPANNSSTTQQPTKTSSKLQPSSTTTFTTTTTTTTVFSTDSDTQASTNPSATTEPLYTTKPDVPMTTRPDVPITTRPQLSNTTAITGTQTTAGPHPTTEHSGVETSEQPEPETTEKPETTTIPQPSTTDRPELSTAQPESQTTSTPKPPTSAAGPQPPTTAGAKPPTTTARPQHPNTAGPQPPNITGSQPPNTPGPQPPTTVQPKPPNTTQPESQTTSTPQPPTTNQPQPQTTSLQNSMTARPQLPTTMQPNTLPTAPLESQTTSTPKPQTSTAQPQPPTPTAGPQHPITARPQTPNTMQPEPSTTTQPESQTTSTPKPPTSAAGPQPPTTAGPKPPTTTARPQHPNTAGPQPPTTAGPQPPTTAGPKPPTTTARPQHPNTAGPQPSNTAGPHHSTTMQPEPSTTTQPESQTTSTPKPPTSAAGPQPPTTAGPKPPTTTARPQHPNTAGPHPPNTAGPQPSNTAGPHHSTTMQPEPSTTTQPESQTKSTPQPPTTTQIQPLTKTSLQTPTTARPQPPTTTARPKPPSTTARPQLPTSMQPQPSNATQPESQTTSTSQPQTSTQPKTQTTTNLQFPTTKRTQPPTTARPQPSTETQTSTPQPSTTAQSLTTNRPQPPTTVKPHKTTATPQSTTTLRPVPTTTARSEPTTTIKPHPPTDRPQSTTATVAPQSTTTARPKPPTTAVSTPSCTENSHYTSCIPACSPTCAYLNGPPHCSDSDSCVPGCVCDEGYVQKRRRCVPIRECGCVDSNGTKHQFNEMWYTSHCSQKCECEKDDGMGKIDCDDKDECDGNAVCLQNNKGEYYCRPTGFSECSIKGDPEYRTFDKMKHDFEGEHSYVLVRTNNLPNNLPDVYIEAINTHRGHDGDDSQHHGDSSSEENRRVRDEDDNDEDEDGDDDDDDDDDDSEEQEEHHRLQELKIVVYNHTVELKKKRRLVVDGRRTKMPVSPSAGLNIRQHSSHIYLRTDFGLSVEFDGHSTAEIILPHIYKGKVGGLCGNFDSQRWNDWMKPDGTRARSVQEFGESWRV; encoded by the exons ATGCTCAGAGGAGTCCACACAGATTTGTTGGTCACAGTGACTTTACTATTCCTCTCCCAGACAGGGACTCGGTGCAG agctGAAAACTATTTTTCAGTAGTCCCTTTACCAGAGTGGAGCACAAATTCAG AATATGTTACACAGTGTTTCTACGACAGACAGAACAATCTGATTTGTGACTGGGCAAGGAGCCAACAAAGAACAg TGGACGTTACAGTGAATATTCTAGAGAGTGGTCCATTGGCACTGGAGGGCGAAGCTTGTCTAGAGTTTTGGTACCAGTCCCCAGCTACAGCAAATGGGTCTGAAGTTCGAGCTCTCCTGAAAAGCAGTGCGGGTCTCGCAGAAATCTGGACCTCTCCTGCCCTCCCCCCAAATTCATGGAGACAAGTGTTTGTCCCCCTGAAAATCATCAAACCGGAGACTCGG GTTGTTCTTGAAGCAGCGTCCATGGAGGGACAGATCACATTAAACAGGATAGGTGTTAGAAGAGGCTTGTGCG GACCCCAGTGTGAATCTCACACAGAGATATGGACCGATGAGTCCACCCGCTGCCTCTGTTCTGAGGGccagctctcctgctctccctctcagtgCCCTGCAGGCCAAATCTGTGGTCCTCAAAGAGGAGGATCCAATGGTATTTCCAGCAGTGGGACATGCACtatacacagtcacacagactgCAGCACTTTCGATGGACTGCTGTTCCGCTTCATGGCACCTTGCACCTACATACTGGCTAAGACCTGCTCACCAACTGAGGCTCTGCCCATGTTCAGTGTGGAAGTGGTCAATGAGCAGAACGGGAACTCATCCCTGCCAGCTATCCAGCAGGTTAATGTGGACACTGGGAGCTTCAGATTGTCCCTTTTGAAAAGGCAGACACATCGGATTGTG GTTAATGGGGTCTGGAGGAAGCTTCCACTGAGCCTCGGCAGTGGTGCTGTCAAGATCAAGAGTAACCCTGCTGCCGTTGAACTGGGAACCACTTTCGGGCTGTCTGTTTCATATGACAGTGCTGGGGCGGTACATGTTGCCCTGCCATCCGCATACTCTGATGAGGTCTGTGGCTTGTGTGGCAACTTTAACCGCCTCAGGGAAGATGACTTCCGCAAGCCGGATGGTACAAACGCCCAAGATGCTACAGCTTTGGCTAAGAGCTGGCAGACTGGGCAAAGCACGTCCTCTTGTGAAACTATTCTAGTCCCTCATCAGTGTGATCCACTGGAGGAGGCCGAGTACGCCAGCGAGTTGTACTGTGGACGCCTCCTCTCTAGCACTGGACCCTTTGCTGACTGCCAGTCAGTTCTGGGGGCAGAGAGTTACTTCCGAGGCTGCGTGGTCAGCATGTGCTCTTCTCATGGTGACCCAGCAGTTCTATGTGAGACATTATGGGTCTACACTGATGTCTGCAATGAGGCTGGAGTTGCATTACCCACATGGAGGAACTCCACGTTCTGCC CCCTTCAGTGTTCTGAGAACAGCCACTATAACTCATGTGCTGATGGCTGTCCCGAGGTGTGCTCCAGTCTGGATTTGGGTGGCTCTTGTGGAAACTGTGAGGAACGATGCGAGTGTGACTCAGGCTTCAAACTCAGTGGGGGAAAGTGTGTCCCAGCTGAGGATTGTGGGTGCTGGTATAATGGGAAACACTATGTG aaaggagcaacatttgtggaagGGGAGTGTGTGCAGCAGTGCCAATGTATGGGTAATAATGACATGTGGTGCACCACAATGCAATGTGCAGACACCAAGGTTTGTACGGTCAGGGATGGGGTTCAAGGCTGCTTCCCGTTCAAACCTGCCACCTGCAGAGTGTATGGTGATCCACACTACATGACTTTTGACAGGGGGGCTTATGACTTTCAAGGGGGCTGCAGTTACACACTGACCACAACATGCGGGGAAGGAAGCTCAGTCCAGTTTACTGTAATTGGACACAACATGCATCCTGCCCTTCAGAACTTCACCCGGTCCAAGCTGGAAGCTGTGACTCTGCAGGTCGAAGATTTTTACCTCACCCTGAATCAAAGTGGAGAGGTCTAT GTAAACAGCAGCCGTGTCCAACTCCCCTATGCCACCAATGGAACCTACGGCTCAGTATGGGTCTACATGAAgaataatttcattattttggaGACAGCCTTTGGCCTCAGAATCATTGTAGATGGGCAGAACAGACTCTTTCTGCAGGTGGATGAACGCTACAAATATGAACTGTGCGGACTATGTGGCACCTACTCTGGATACCAGGGCGATGACTTCGTAACCCCAGGAGGAAAAAACGCGACAGAGACGTTTGAGTTTGGTGACAGCTGGAGGGTGCCAAACACTATTGA GTGCGCTGCCTCTCCAAATGACCCAAGACTCTGTGACTTTGACGAAGAGGATCAGGCCTACAATGAGTGTACCACACTACTGAAGGATGCCTTCAGCCCCTGTCATGAAGCCATTCACCCAGACATCTACCTCAAGAGTTGTGTGTACGACTATTGTGCCACAAACGGTGACCAACACACCTTATGTGAATCTCTGAACTCCTATGCAGCAGCATGCCAGGTGGCAGGAGTGGAGCTGCCTCcctggcagacagacacagccTGTG TCTGTCCCATGAActgtgactttgaaaaaaatctctgtgGGTGGGAGCAGCTCATACAGGACAGTTTTGATTGGACAAGACATTCAGGACGCACACCCTCAGACCTAACTGGGCCAAATGAGGACCACACCGCTGGAG CCGGTTTCTACGTATACATTGAGGGAAACCGTGTAAGCCATGGAGACTCAGCTCGCCTGCTGAGTTCCATGTGCCATTATAATGGCCCACTCTGTCTGCACTTCTGGTATCATATGTACGGTTCAGCTTCAGCAATGGCCATCAACATTTACCTGCTCAAAGACAACAAAGCTACGAAGCTCTGGTCCATGATGAACAACCAGGGACCAAAATGGCATCCAGGACATGTTGACATCAGAGTGCCTGGTCCTTTCCAA ATCATTGTAGAGGGAATTCGAGGCTCTAATGCTCAGTCAGATGTGGCTATAGATGACGTTTCCATCCACTTTGGCTCATGCTCAG CTGCATTCCCAGGCCTGGCTATTGGAACAGAGCGTCCTTACACAACTGTGGAAGTCTTCCCATCACACCCAG TCTGTAATCTCGACTGTAGCTTCGACAGCAACCTTTGTAGCTGGAATCAGATGATCACAGATGCTTTTGACTGGACATGGCAGAGTGGTTCCACACCCTCCCTGATGACTGGGCCCTCTGCTGACCACACTGGTG ATGGTCGCTACCTGTATATTGAGGCCAGCAGTGTTACACATGGAGATACAGCTCGTCTCATCAGCTCTGAGTGTTTGGACTCTGGTCCTCAATGTTTGCAGTTCTGGTACCATATGTACGGCTCAGCAGATACAATGGGCCTCCATGTTTACCTGCTCCAAAACAGAGTGGCTGATGCTGTCTGGTGGAAGAGGAATGACCAAGGAAATATGTGGCACCTGGCTCAGGTGGACGTGATTACAACTGGAGCTTTCCAG ATCATTTTTGAGGGGCGAAGAGGTTCCAATGATCAGTCTGATGTGGCCATAGATGATATATCCCTTCATCGTGGACACTGTGGAG ACCTGACTAAACCAACAACCCCTGCTCCTGAGCTGCCTCCAGCAAACAACTCATCTACTACACAGCAGCCGACTAAAACTTCATCAAAACTACAGCCATCATCAACAActacatttacaacaacaacaaccaccaccacagtTTTCTCAACAGACTCTGATACACAAGCATCTACAAACCCATCAGCAACAACTGAGCCCCTATACACTACAAAACCTGATGTCCCAATGACCACAAGACCTGATGTCCCAATAACCACAAGACCACAGCTATCAAATACAACAGCTATAACTGGAACCCAAACCACAGCTGGACCACACCCAACTACAGAGCACTCAGGAGTTGAAACTTCAGAACAGCCAGAACCTGAGACCACAGAAAAGCCAGAAACCACCACGATACCACAACCATCAACCACAGATAGACCTGAACTTTCCACAGCTCAACCTGAGTCACAAACAACAAGCACACCAAAACCTCCAACCTCTGCAGCTGGACCACAACCACCAACCACAGCTGGAGCAAAGCCTCCAACCACTACAGCTAGACCACAACATCCAAACACAGCTGGACCACAACCTCCAAACATAACTGGATCACAACCTCCAAACACACCTGGACCACAACCTCCAACCACAGTTCAACCAAAACCTCCAAACACAACTCAACCTGAGTCACAAACAACAAGCACACCACAACCTCCAACCACTAATCAACCACAGCCACAAACAACTAGTCTGCAAAATTCAATGACAGCTAGGCCACAACTTCCAACCACAATGCAGCCAAACACATTACCCACAGCTCCATTGGAGTCACAAACAACAAGCACACCAAAACCTCAAACCTCTACAGCTCAACCCCAACCCCCAACCCCTACAGCTGGACCCCAACATCCCATCACAGCTAGACCACAAACTCCCAACACAATGCAGCCAGAACCATCAACCACAACTCAACCTGAGTCACAAACAACAAGCACACCAAAACCTCCAACCTCTGCAGCTGGACCACAACCACCAACCACAGCTGGACCAAAGCCTCCAACCACTACAGCTAGACCACAACATCCAAACACAGCTGGACCACAACCTCCAACCACAGCTGGACCACAACCACCAACCACAGCAGGACCAAAGCCTCCAACCACTACAGCTAGACCACAACATCCAAACACAGCTGGACCACAACCTTCAAACACAGCTGGACCACATCATTCAACCACAATGCAGCCAGAACCATCAACCACAACTCAACCTGAGTCACAAACAACAAGCACACCAAAACCTCCAACCTCTGCAGCTGGACCACAACCACCAACCACAGCTGGACCAAAGCCTCCAACCACTACAGCTAGACCACAACATCCAAACACAGCTGGACCACACCCTCCAAACACAGCTGGACCACAGCCTTCAAACACAGCTGGACCACATCATTCAACCACAATGCAGCCAgaaccatcaacaacaactcaacctgaatcacaaacaaaaagtacaCCACAACCTCCAACCACTACGCAAATACAACCACTAACAAAAACTAGTCTTCAAACTCCAACAACAGCTAGACCACAACCACCAACCACTACAGCTAGGCCCAAACCTCCATCCACTACAGCTAGACCACAACTTCCAACCTCAATGCAGCCACAACCATCAAACGCAACTCAACCCGAGTCACAAACAACAAGCACATCACAACCTCAAACCTCTACTCaaccaaagacacaaacaacaactaatCTTCAATttccaacaacaaaaagaacacaACCTCCAACCACAGCGAGACCACAACcttcaactgaaacacaaacaagtacACCACAACCATCAACCACAGCTCAGTCACTAACAACAAATAGACCACAACCTCCAACCACAGTTAAACCCCACAAAACAACAGCTACACCACAGTCCACAACAACATTGAGACCAGTACCCACGACAACCGCTAGATCAGAACCCACCACAACCATTAAACCACATCCACCAACAGACAGACCTCAGTCTACTACAGCTACAGTTGCACCACAATCTACAACAACTGCTAGACCCAAACCACCAACTACAGCTGTATCAA CACCCTCTTGCACAGAGAACAGTCACTACACAAGCTGTATCCCTGCCTGTAGTCCAACTTGTGCATACCTGAATGGCCCACCACActgcagtgacagtgacagttgtGTGCCGGGATGTGTATGTGATGAGGGCTATGTGCAGAAACGGCGCCGTTGTGTGCCTATCCGAGAGTGTGGATGTGTGGACAGTAATGGCACCAAGCATCAG TTCAATGAAATGTGGTATACCAGTCACTGCAGTcagaaatgtgaatgtgagaaagATGACGGCATGGGGAAGATTGACTGCGATGACAAAGATGAATGCGATGGAAATGCTGTCTGCCTTCAAAACAACAAGGGCGAATACTACTGCAGGCCCACAG GCTTCAGTGAGTGTTCTATAAAAGGAGACCCTGAGTACAGAACCTTTGATAAAATGAAGCATGACTTTGAGGGTGAGCACTCGTATGTGCTGGTGCGGACCAACAACTTGCCAAATAATCTTCCAGATGTCTACATCGAGGCCATCAATacacacagaggacacgatGGCGATGATAGTCAGCATCATGGTGACAGTAGCAGTGAAGAAAACCGCAGGGTCAGGGATGAAGATgacaatgatgaagatgaagatggcgatgacgatgatgatgatgatgatgatgatagcgAAGAGCAAGAGGAACACCACAGATTACAAGAGCTTAAGATCGTAGTGTACAATCACACAGTGGAGTTAAAGAAGAAGCGAAGGCTGGTC GTGGATGGAAGGAGAACTAAAATGCCCGTCTCACCCAGTGCTGGTCTAAACATCCGGCAACATTCCTCTCACATCTACCTGAGGACCGACTTTGGCCTCTCAGTGGAGTTTGATGGACACAGTACAGCAG AGATCATTCTACCACACATATACAAAGGAAAAGTAGGGGGTCTGTGTGGGAACTTTGACAGTCAAAGGTGGAATGACTGGATGAAGCCAGATGGCACCAGGGCCAGGAGCGTTCAAGAGTTTGGAGAGAGCTGGAGAGTGTAA